The following are encoded in a window of Shewanella psychrotolerans genomic DNA:
- a CDS encoding phage virion morphogenesis protein, producing the protein MTKIDIAFESSLMTQVLGDLLDKFDDLSEPMNDIAAILESATEGAFEAEADPVSGAPWPSLSDNYLKANPKRIGGKMLQASAGGLAASISADSGDFWASIGSNKIYAAIHHFGGTDDMPAAPAAVPARPYMGLSAEEQQSILVIMTDFWSKV; encoded by the coding sequence ATGACTAAGATAGATATCGCTTTTGAATCAAGCTTAATGACTCAGGTACTTGGCGATCTGCTGGATAAGTTTGACGACTTAAGTGAGCCGATGAATGATATCGCAGCAATACTTGAGTCAGCCACCGAAGGCGCATTTGAGGCTGAGGCCGATCCCGTAAGCGGCGCGCCTTGGCCATCATTGAGTGATAACTACCTTAAAGCCAATCCCAAACGCATTGGCGGCAAGATGCTGCAAGCCAGTGCGGGTGGATTAGCTGCCAGTATTAGCGCCGACAGTGGTGACTTTTGGGCGTCGATTGGCAGCAACAAGATCTATGCCGCCATCCATCATTTTGGTGGTACCGACGATATGCCCGCCGCGCCAGCCGCTGTGCCTGCTCGCCCATACATGGGGTTATCTGCAGAGGAGCAGCAGAGCATATTGGTTATCATGACCGACTTTTGGAGTAAGGTTTAG
- a CDS encoding DUF935 domain-containing protein, with amino-acid sequence MQERTSQILDATGRPFKHRDAKALQTDDVRITGLHRTFSSHPSSGLTPAYAAEILQAAEQGDLIAQCELAEDIEEKDGHLYAELDKRKRALIGVDYYLTPPRNPSAQEKADTEYLQEMLEEGNWIKSLLKSMADAILKGFSMHELAWTRELGEWFIEVPEYRDPSWFMTHPENRNELRLRDASHQGAELWPFGWIKHTHQAKSGYISRGGLVRQLVWPFIFKNYSVRDLAEFLEIYGLPLRIGQYPSGANDDEKRALLQAVMSIGHNAGGIMPKGMVMDFESAAQGQADPFDLMISWAEKTMSKVILGGTLTSQADGKSSTNALGNVHNEVRQELRDSDLAQLAETLTRDLVAPLYALNCKSYQSHRRHPRLVFDTTEAEDLRALAYPLRAFVSMGMQIPQDWLHEKTRIPKPANGEAVLQIQQEDPNATAAGQTALAALAAQSDKALPRDPSQTALDTALDALTQGQMSEAYMAMVEPLIGQLNSEPEQLRARLKQDYPGMDSEQLSDMLARLMFVAELWGMANA; translated from the coding sequence ATGCAAGAGAGAACAAGCCAGATATTAGATGCCACAGGTCGCCCGTTTAAACACCGCGACGCCAAGGCGCTACAAACTGATGATGTGCGTATTACGGGGCTGCACCGTACCTTTAGTAGCCACCCGTCGAGCGGTTTAACACCCGCCTATGCGGCCGAAATACTGCAAGCAGCAGAGCAGGGTGATCTTATTGCCCAGTGCGAGTTAGCCGAAGATATCGAAGAGAAAGACGGCCACCTTTACGCCGAACTCGACAAGCGTAAACGCGCCTTAATCGGCGTGGATTATTACTTAACCCCACCACGTAACCCCAGCGCACAAGAGAAAGCCGATACCGAGTACCTGCAAGAGATGCTCGAAGAGGGCAACTGGATAAAGAGCCTGCTTAAGTCGATGGCTGACGCCATTTTAAAAGGTTTTAGCATGCACGAACTCGCCTGGACGCGAGAGCTGGGTGAATGGTTTATCGAGGTGCCAGAGTATCGCGATCCTTCCTGGTTTATGACTCATCCTGAAAACCGTAATGAGCTGCGTCTGCGTGATGCCAGCCATCAAGGCGCTGAGCTATGGCCCTTTGGTTGGATTAAACACACTCATCAGGCTAAATCAGGTTACATCAGCCGTGGTGGCTTAGTGCGGCAATTGGTGTGGCCCTTTATTTTTAAAAACTACAGCGTGCGCGACTTGGCAGAGTTCCTTGAGATCTACGGCTTACCGCTGCGCATTGGTCAGTATCCTAGTGGTGCCAACGACGATGAAAAGCGCGCCTTGCTGCAGGCGGTAATGAGCATTGGCCATAACGCGGGTGGCATTATGCCCAAAGGCATGGTGATGGATTTCGAGAGTGCAGCCCAAGGACAAGCCGATCCATTTGACTTAATGATAAGCTGGGCTGAGAAGACCATGAGTAAGGTGATTTTAGGTGGCACCTTAACCTCACAGGCCGATGGCAAAAGCTCAACCAATGCCTTGGGTAATGTACACAACGAGGTGCGCCAAGAGCTGCGCGACTCAGACTTAGCCCAGCTGGCCGAAACCTTAACCCGTGATTTAGTTGCGCCGCTGTATGCCCTGAATTGCAAGAGCTATCAGAGCCATCGACGTCACCCGCGTTTAGTGTTTGATACCACAGAGGCAGAAGATTTGCGGGCACTGGCCTATCCGCTGCGGGCGTTCGTCAGCATGGGCATGCAGATCCCCCAAGATTGGCTACACGAAAAGACCCGTATTCCTAAGCCTGCCAATGGTGAGGCTGTGCTGCAAATTCAGCAAGAAGATCCTAATGCTACCGCTGCTGGCCAAACAGCGTTAGCGGCTTTGGCGGCTCAATCGGATAAGGCATTGCCCCGCGACCCAAGCCAAACCGCGCTCGATACCGCTCTCGATGCACTCACCCAAGGGCAGATGAGCGAAGCCTACATGGCGATGGTTGAGCCATTAATTGGTCAACTTAATAGCGAACCGGAGCAGCTGCGCGCGCGACTTAAACAAGACTATCCTGGCATGGACAGTGAGCAGCTTAGCGATATGCTGGCGCGCTTGATGTTTGTCGCCGAGTTATGGGGCATGGCTAATGCCTAA
- a CDS encoding DUF2730 family protein, which translates to MLDFFVKYWVQIYAFISLALLIANWFLAKTYAKTDSIELLEKRVTKLEFGAEHSPSKEDFHQLENRMVEVHAQLTAIAPQLKSLQRMTEMLTENELREK; encoded by the coding sequence GTGCTTGATTTTTTTGTGAAGTATTGGGTGCAAATCTATGCCTTTATCTCGCTTGCACTGCTGATCGCCAATTGGTTTCTCGCCAAAACATACGCCAAAACCGACTCGATAGAATTACTCGAAAAGCGGGTCACCAAACTTGAGTTCGGTGCCGAACACTCACCCAGTAAAGAAGATTTTCACCAACTCGAAAACCGGATGGTGGAAGTCCATGCCCAACTGACTGCCATTGCGCCACAGCTAAAAAGTCTGCAGCGAATGACAGAGATGTTGACCGAAAACGAACTCAGGGAAAAGTAG
- a CDS encoding VpaChn25_0724 family phage protein, whose product MSLIEIKNEHQRRSILTALSAMVGFGANHSMVRDTCASFGVEMSNDTIKNQLYWLEEQGLVSVKTQGNYLIAELKARGQDVVDGLTFVPGIKRPSAGE is encoded by the coding sequence ATGTCACTCATAGAGATTAAAAACGAACACCAGCGCCGCAGCATATTGACGGCGCTGAGTGCCATGGTGGGCTTTGGGGCTAACCATTCGATGGTACGCGACACCTGCGCCAGTTTTGGCGTAGAGATGAGCAACGATACCATAAAAAACCAGCTGTACTGGCTGGAAGAGCAAGGCTTAGTCAGTGTCAAAACCCAAGGCAATTACCTGATCGCCGAGCTTAAAGCACGCGGCCAAGATGTGGTCGATGGCCTAACGTTTGTGCCAGGCATCAAGCGTCCAAGCGCTGGGGAGTGA
- a CDS encoding DUF3486 family protein yields MMTAANKTDSPTRGRRSKVDLLPDDIRKILDSGLRDGSITQIELLDEINALIKAAGLPEDQQLSRAGINRYATKMEAVGKSLREMREITQVWTAELGDKPTGEVTKLILEMARSQLFKALLNEDGEAADVGMIKDAMLAVQRLESAAMASHKREKEIRKLFAEEAANTAEKVAKSAGLTADAVSLLKKEILGIA; encoded by the coding sequence ATGATGACTGCTGCTAACAAAACAGACAGCCCCACCCGAGGTCGCCGCTCTAAGGTTGATCTACTGCCAGATGACATTCGCAAAATCTTAGACTCTGGCTTGCGCGATGGATCCATTACCCAAATTGAGCTGCTCGATGAGATTAATGCCCTCATTAAGGCGGCAGGCTTACCCGAAGACCAGCAGCTGTCGCGCGCGGGGATCAATCGTTATGCCACCAAGATGGAGGCCGTGGGTAAAAGCCTGCGCGAGATGCGAGAGATCACCCAAGTATGGACGGCAGAGCTAGGCGATAAGCCCACAGGCGAAGTGACCAAACTGATATTAGAGATGGCCCGTTCGCAACTGTTTAAAGCCCTATTAAACGAAGACGGTGAAGCCGCCGATGTGGGCATGATTAAAGATGCCATGCTCGCGGTGCAGCGGCTTGAAAGCGCGGCCATGGCTAGCCATAAGCGCGAGAAAGAGATCCGTAAACTGTTTGCCGAAGAAGCGGCCAATACCGCCGAGAAGGTGGCTAAATCCGCTGGTTTAACCGCCGATGCGGTGAGCCTGCTTAAGAAAGAAATCTTGGGGATCGCCTAA
- a CDS encoding DUF5675 family protein yields the protein MDSQHLTLYRCYFPHGTFGELKDAGGNTIAVTVECPWLNNQKGKSCIPEGTYQIRRHQSPSKGICLAIEAPTLGVTLYGPSQRTHCLIHVANCASELQGCIASGESFGVVGKEWGVLQSRDSLEKLLALVGEQTYTLVVRGQ from the coding sequence ATGGACTCACAACACCTTACCCTGTACCGCTGCTACTTTCCGCACGGCACCTTTGGCGAACTCAAAGACGCTGGTGGCAATACTATTGCCGTTACGGTCGAATGCCCCTGGTTAAATAACCAAAAAGGTAAGAGTTGTATCCCTGAGGGTACGTATCAAATACGCCGCCATCAAAGCCCGAGTAAGGGGATTTGCCTAGCCATTGAGGCCCCAACGCTTGGCGTTACCCTATATGGCCCTAGCCAACGCACCCACTGCTTAATCCATGTGGCCAATTGCGCCAGCGAGCTGCAAGGTTGTATCGCTTCTGGTGAATCCTTTGGTGTTGTTGGCAAAGAGTGGGGCGTTTTGCAAAGCCGTGACTCACTTGAAAAGCTATTAGCTTTGGTCGGTGAGCAAACCTACACCTTAGTGGTTAGGGGGCAATGA
- a CDS encoding phage head morphogenesis protein: MPKKKVPKQAAKGKGKIDLSIAINMPPSDAVAYFRAKGYAISDDWQDVWTRAHARAFTVAKAAEMDVLTAIRNEVDAALSQGLTAKQFQTNLKPQLEKLGWWGKQEVNGREVQLGSPYRLNTIYRQNLQTAYMAGRYRRMLSRTKIHPYWQYVAIDDGQTRPAHARLHGKVFRFDDPIWDIIYPPNGWGCRCRVRALTEAQVKAMGLTVENGEGYINRFDTETMAASTGELISVAHARIDLPDGSSMSPDIGWAYSPGEAAFGTDVAVAKKLGTIQSLDTRAQFIQSLNNSPLRQAQFAQWADEVLAVNKELKRPGLNVQALGFMTPSIQAAVTSRLGKEPAALLAITEKSLVSQAKRTLTQAQYRMLPVMLAKPEAVLWDSKHRAVLYVYPDSSDQFKVVINTGWDSNASPSVEHQVDAFKLPLSQLQSGDYELLEGSLAASNNS; this comes from the coding sequence ATGCCTAAAAAAAAAGTGCCTAAACAAGCCGCTAAAGGCAAAGGTAAAATTGATTTAAGCATCGCCATTAATATGCCACCGAGTGATGCAGTGGCGTATTTTCGCGCCAAGGGTTATGCCATCAGCGACGATTGGCAAGATGTATGGACTCGCGCCCATGCCCGGGCGTTTACGGTAGCCAAGGCAGCAGAGATGGATGTGCTCACTGCGATCCGTAATGAGGTGGATGCCGCCCTAAGTCAGGGCTTAACTGCTAAGCAGTTTCAGACAAACCTTAAACCCCAGCTTGAAAAACTGGGCTGGTGGGGCAAACAAGAGGTTAATGGCCGTGAGGTGCAACTGGGTAGCCCGTACCGACTAAACACCATCTATCGTCAAAACCTGCAAACCGCTTATATGGCTGGGCGCTATCGGCGCATGCTGTCACGCACTAAGATCCACCCTTATTGGCAGTATGTCGCTATTGATGACGGCCAAACACGGCCAGCCCATGCACGGCTTCATGGTAAGGTATTTCGTTTTGACGATCCTATATGGGACATCATCTATCCCCCTAACGGCTGGGGCTGTCGTTGCCGCGTTCGGGCATTAACTGAGGCACAGGTTAAGGCCATGGGGCTAACTGTCGAAAATGGCGAGGGCTACATCAACCGCTTTGATACCGAGACAATGGCAGCCAGTACGGGCGAATTAATCAGTGTGGCTCACGCGCGTATCGACCTGCCCGATGGCAGTAGCATGAGTCCAGATATCGGCTGGGCCTATAGTCCAGGGGAGGCCGCGTTTGGTACCGATGTGGCGGTTGCTAAAAAGCTTGGCACTATTCAATCCCTCGATACCCGCGCGCAGTTTATTCAAAGCCTCAATAACAGCCCTTTACGTCAGGCACAGTTTGCCCAATGGGCTGATGAAGTGCTAGCCGTAAACAAAGAGCTAAAGCGCCCAGGACTCAACGTACAAGCGCTGGGGTTTATGACCCCCTCGATACAAGCGGCGGTCACTAGCCGATTAGGCAAAGAGCCTGCTGCATTGCTGGCTATCACTGAAAAGTCACTTGTTAGCCAAGCTAAGCGCACCTTAACGCAGGCGCAGTATCGTATGTTGCCCGTGATGCTGGCTAAGCCCGAGGCGGTGCTGTGGGACAGCAAACACCGCGCTGTACTGTATGTGTACCCAGATAGCAGTGATCAGTTTAAGGTGGTGATCAATACGGGGTGGGATAGCAATGCATCTCCATCGGTGGAGCATCAGGTTGATGCGTTTAAACTGCCATTAAGCCAGTTACAAAGTGGTGACTACGAGCTGCTTGAGGGTAGCCTAGCTGCGAGTAACAACTCATGA